One window from the genome of uncultured Tateyamaria sp. encodes:
- the pyrH gene encoding UMP kinase — protein sequence MTESETQATFNRVMLKISGEALMGDQGYGLHPPTVERIAQEVKAVHDMGVEICMVIGGGNVFRGLQGSAQGMERTTADYMGMLATVMNALAMQSALEGLGVFTRVISAITMNEVAEPYIRRRAVRHLEKKRVCIFAAGTGNPYFTTDTAATLRANEMSCEAIFMGKNGVDGVYDKDPAKHDDAKRYDTVTYDEVLAKRLGVMDASAIALARDNNLPLIVFPLDTAGGFKEILEGKGTFTRVQG from the coding sequence ATGACCGAGAGCGAGACACAAGCCACATTCAATCGGGTCATGCTCAAGATTTCGGGCGAGGCGCTGATGGGCGACCAGGGGTACGGCCTGCATCCGCCAACGGTCGAACGCATCGCGCAAGAGGTCAAGGCGGTTCACGATATGGGCGTCGAAATCTGTATGGTCATCGGCGGCGGCAACGTCTTTCGCGGCTTGCAGGGATCGGCGCAAGGGATGGAGCGGACCACGGCCGACTACATGGGCATGCTGGCAACGGTGATGAATGCGCTTGCCATGCAGTCCGCCCTTGAGGGGCTGGGGGTGTTTACCCGCGTGATCTCCGCCATCACGATGAACGAGGTTGCGGAACCCTATATCCGCCGCCGCGCCGTGCGCCACCTCGAGAAAAAGCGGGTCTGCATCTTTGCCGCGGGCACGGGCAACCCGTACTTCACCACGGACACCGCCGCGACCCTGCGCGCAAACGAGATGTCGTGCGAGGCGATCTTTATGGGCAAGAACGGGGTCGACGGCGTCTATGACAAGGACCCGGCCAAACATGACGACGCCAAACGCTACGACACGGTCACCTATGACGAGGTGCTGGCAAAGCGGCTGGGGGTCATGGACGCCTCTGCCATTGCCCTGGCCCGCGACAACAACCTGCCGCTGATTGTCTTCCCGCTGGACACGGCCGGCGGTTTCAAGGAAATCCTCGAAGGCAAGGGGACGTTCACCCGGGTTCAGGGGTAA
- the frr gene encoding ribosome recycling factor: MSDDFMLDTDDLQRRMDGAMANLKTEFASLRTGRASASMLEPVMVDAYGSMTPINQVGTVNVPEPRMVTVNVWDKGLVGKVEKAIRESGLGINPQLNGTIIMLPIPELNEERRRELGKVAGSYAENARVSIRNLRRDGMDQIKKAKAEGMSEDDEKLWQEEVQEMTDKYIKAVDTALETKQAEIMQV; encoded by the coding sequence ATGTCTGACGACTTCATGCTCGACACTGACGACCTTCAGCGCCGGATGGATGGCGCCATGGCGAACCTCAAGACCGAATTTGCGTCGTTGCGCACGGGCCGCGCGTCGGCATCGATGCTGGAACCGGTGATGGTGGACGCTTACGGCTCGATGACGCCGATCAACCAGGTGGGTACGGTAAACGTGCCCGAGCCGCGTATGGTCACGGTGAATGTCTGGGACAAGGGGCTGGTCGGAAAGGTCGAGAAGGCCATTCGCGAAAGCGGCCTGGGTATCAATCCGCAATTGAATGGCACGATCATCATGCTGCCCATCCCCGAGCTGAACGAAGAACGCCGCCGCGAGCTGGGCAAGGTTGCGGGCAGCTATGCCGAAAACGCCCGCGTCAGCATCCGTAACCTGCGCCGCGACGGCATGGACCAGATCAAAAAGGCCAAGGCCGAGGGCATGTCCGAGGACGATGAAAAGCTGTGGCAGGAAGAAGTGCAGGAAATGACGGACAAATATATCAAGGCCGTCGATACTGCGCTTGAAACAAAACAAGCCGAGATCATGCAGGTTTGA